Genomic segment of Deltaproteobacteria bacterium:
TGGCGGTCACAAAGATCCTCCGAATCCAAAATCACGTCGAATTTAAACAACTTGGCCACAGTTATTTTATATAGTAATATATATATAAAGTCAATTATGTTTACTTATATATTTATAAGTAAATAACTTGCCTCACACCCTCTCCCCTGCCTTCTGAACCAGAAACTCAAACAGTTTTTCTTTGAATTCCGGATCGAGCATCGGCCTCTGAAACGTCTTTACCAACGCCGCCGTCTTGCGATAGGCCGCGATGAAACGCTGACAGTTTTTACAAGCCTTGAGGTGACGTTCTACTGCCTTCATGGTCGATGAATCCAAGGACCCTTCCAAAAAGTCGTAGGCGAACTGCTCGACCTCTTCACAGGTAGGTAGCCCCATGAGGCCAAACATGGCCCGGATCATTTTGTGCTTAATGGACATATCTTTCCTCAATCCTTTTCCTTAAAAACAATCGCGCCCGATGCACTCGATTTTTCATCGCCGGTTTGGTCAGTTCCAAAATCTTGCAGACCTCCTCTTCCGGCAGTTGCTCGAC
This window contains:
- a CDS encoding zf-HC2 domain-containing protein yields the protein MSIKHKMIRAMFGLMGLPTCEEVEQFAYDFLEGSLDSSTMKAVERHLKACKNCQRFIAAYRKTAALVKTFQRPMLDPEFKEKLFEFLVQKAGERV